The genomic DNA AAATGTGATTCAGTCGCTCGAAGACGAACGCCGAATCGAAAAATCAAAGGATGAGCTGGTGACAAGTGTGAGCCATGATTTACGGACTCCGCTCACGTCCATCATCGGATATCTCGGACTAATTGAAGCTCATCAGTACCAAACTGAAGCCGAGCTACGGAAGTATTGTCACATTGCCTATGAAAAGGCCCAACAGATGAAGAAACTGGTTGACCGGTTGTTTGAGTACACGCAGGCCAACAACCTAGGCGACCAGCAGGTGGAACTGAATCAGATTGACGTCAACCAGTTGTTGACCCAGTTAGAGACTTCGTTTGCGTTAGAGGCGCACAAACAGGGGATGCAGATCAAGGTGCACCCCCTGAATCCAGACCTCACGATGGTGGCGAACGCCGAATTACTGGGGCGGGTTTTTAATAACTTGATTACAAACGCTTTGAAGTATGGTAACGATGGGACGCAAATCGTACTTACGGCCCGTAAAGATCCAGCGGAGACGGTGACGTTTCAGGTCGCAAATGATGGTAAAGCCATTCCCAAAAAGGTTCTGCGCAAGATCTTTAACCGGTTTTATCGCGAAGAAAGTTCGAGAAACCTGGAAACGGGTGGAAGTGGACTGGGCTTGGCGATTGTCCGCGAGATTATCAGTCGGCAGGGCGGGCAGGTGACGGTTGCTTCTAACAATCAGTGGACGACATTTACGGTGACGTTACCAATTCAACCCAGCCCAACAACCAGTTAGGAAGTTAACTGGTTTTTTTACTACTTAATCTCTCACAATTAATTGAAAAAAATGTGCAAAAATGGTTTTTTATTCATTCTAAATCCAATATAATTAAGTGTACGGTGCAACAAACCGAGGATTTCATGAAATCATTATTGGAGGATTTCAATTGACTAAAGTGGTACCAAATCCAAATGAACCAGCTTGGCGGAAAAACTTTCGCACGTCGTTTCCATTAGACGTGAGTTATATTCCAATCGGAATTGCCTGCGGGATTTTATTGCATGCCGCGGGCTTTAATACGTTTAACACAATTTTAGTTTCGTTATTGGTTTTTTCTGGAGGAGCCCAATTTTTGATTGCCTCCATGTTGACCATCAATTCCCCCTTATTAACTATTGTGCTGATGCTTTTTTTCCTGGAATTACGGTATGCATTACTCGGATCCAGTTTATCGAAGTATCTGCGTGGGCAAAGTACATGGTTCCTGCTTTTGTTTTCCGGGTCAATGAATGATGAAAACTACGCGGTGAACTACCTAAAGTTTTCGACCGATAAGCATTTTACCCAACGAGATGCCTTACAAATTGAGCACTGGTCCCTCCTGTTTTGGACCGTCAGCAATTTAATCGGTAGTTTGGTGGGGACGGCGATTACGATTGATTTGACCGTGGTCCACTTTGCCCTCACGGCGCTCTTCCTCTTCATGATTGTGATGCAGATTAAAAGCTTTTTGAAGATTATCATTGCGGGCTTAGCTGCCGTACTAGCAATCTTCTTCTTGGTGACAACGAAGTCCACTTTAGGACTAGTATTTGCAACGCTGGTGGCTTCGTTCGTCGGCTTTTTAGCAG from Fructilactobacillus ixorae includes the following:
- a CDS encoding sensor histidine kinase, encoding MANENFKLTNREKNELWFETIMTIVLLLLANVAVGNILTNFIRTNQGVNDGIFIIKQSITVGPLHQHFLSWEGLFWILMVFLDTVIVWWRIIRVYRRIQISRIIDELHYISNGHFDHQIPFHLTGDNERVVNSVNTLVENVIQSLEDERRIEKSKDELVTSVSHDLRTPLTSIIGYLGLIEAHQYQTEAELRKYCHIAYEKAQQMKKLVDRLFEYTQANNLGDQQVELNQIDVNQLLTQLETSFALEAHKQGMQIKVHPLNPDLTMVANAELLGRVFNNLITNALKYGNDGTQIVLTARKDPAETVTFQVANDGKAIPKKVLRKIFNRFYREESSRNLETGGSGLGLAIVREIISRQGGQVTVASNNQWTTFTVTLPIQPSPTTS
- a CDS encoding AzlC family ABC transporter permease, with the translated sequence MTKVVPNPNEPAWRKNFRTSFPLDVSYIPIGIACGILLHAAGFNTFNTILVSLLVFSGGAQFLIASMLTINSPLLTIVLMLFFLELRYALLGSSLSKYLRGQSTWFLLLFSGSMNDENYAVNYLKFSTDKHFTQRDALQIEHWSLLFWTVSNLIGSLVGTAITIDLTVVHFALTALFLFMIVMQIKSFLKIIIAGLAAVLAIFFLVTTKSTLGLVFATLVASFVGFLADNYLTKQQKKSRLVKMFKNPAGTPKE